agtaaataaaaaaaaaatttgagagcacttaaatgaaatgaaaatatttgaTGAGAAGAGATTAATTGATATATATCAAATGTCTCATATGATATACTACATATAGACAAACAAATGGAAACcatttaaataaaagtttaattttataagtaaatattattcaattaaaaaataataataaaagaatttaaatttaatttttataacagtaaaatatttctcattcatttgaccattttaaTTTAATGGCCATAAGTTAgctatcataataataataaatattaattaattttagtaaagtaaaataaaagaaatattaaattgttaacataaaaattaatacatactaattataaataaatcgaatatctatattttatttttttaattttttatgtagaTTATACTTTTTGTCtttcaaattttttaacaaaatttcataacaagaataattaaaaatataataaaaatatttattaaaaatataaaataatttaaaattaattaaattatataataattgattatgagatcacaaattaataattaaatttctttaaattaatagcaattactaaccttttattattgttgttgttaaattattattattattattattattattatgagtaatatgttataaataatatttttatataaataaatttataaaaaataatataaataatttttaaatattatatttaatcacaaaataatttaattttaaaaaattaaattttaaagaaaataataatttaaatataaatattaaggtgtaattgtaaataatattataattaaaagaggaatagaaaaaaattaaataattattattataaaaaatatagaaaagagTTATTAACAAAAGATTATAcgtcataaattaaaaaaaaagtgttatgtatatttttttaagaatattattatattttatagtagtataaattaataaaaaagcatttttatttctcaaaatttatttatttatttatatttttatttgtaaataatattaatattattcttcGAAGTGCTTGAGGTGGtctcaataaaaattaatctaatgAAAGAGTGAAAGATAAGAAAATTCCAAATAAAAAATTCGTGGAATTACTGATAGATCTAACCAGATCTCAGCTATATAACAGTCTTTTGGTTGACCTGACCTGACCACCGCACCGTTCCTCTCCTCCGTTTTCACTTCCACAGAAACCAAAACGGGAAAACAAACCCAATACAACAACCGCCATGAATGACCCTTTAACCCTTCTCATTTTCGCGGTTTTGATCGCTTCTTCTGTCACCCGTGTGAGCTCAGACGCCTCCAATCACCGCTATAAGGAAGGTGACCCTGTTCCCCTCTACGCCAATAAAGTTGGCCCCTTTCACAACCCCAGGTAATTCTAGATCTGGCCCTTTTGATTTcacattttcaatttttttctggGAATTCTTAAGACCCTGTTGTGATTGCATGCTGACAATGATGAAACTGGTTTCAAATTCTGAACGGAGATCAGGATTTTTGTTTAGTtgttttttgttatttttgaaTTGGTCTTTGTGTTTAATTAATTTCACTTTCGATGTAAGAGTGAACTCTGCATTTTTGGCCTGCTAATATTTTGTactgtttttttcttttttatcagtGAAACATATCGCTATTTCGATCTGCCCTTCTGTGTGCCAGGTTCTTATCTCAAACTGCTTATAGATTAGATTTTGTTGGTTTGTTTAATTTTCTGTACTTTGGTTGCTAATAAGTTAAAAACATGTCTTTTAATTTACTACATTTTATTTGATGAGTCTAAAGTTGTGTCCTTTCTTCCTTTTGATTATTGGGTAAATCTTAATGGCAGATCATGTCAAAGAGAAAAAAGAAGCTCTTGGTGAGGTGTTGAATGGAGACCGACTAGTCAGTGCTCTCTACAAACTCAACTTCAGAGATGAGAAAACATCAGCAGCTGTTTGTAAGAAGACCCTTACAAAGGAGGAAGTTGCTCGGTTCAGATCTGCAATTGAAAAAGACTACTACTTCCAAATGTATTACGATGATCTGCCCATCTGGGGTTTCATAGGAAAGGTTGACAAAGAAGGCAAGGCTGATCCGAGTGAGTACAAATACTTCCTTTACAAACATATCCAATTTGATGTTCTGTACAATAAGGACCGGGTGATTGAAGTTAGTGTCCGGATGGATCCACATTCACTGCTGGATCTGACTGAGGAAAAGGAAGTTGATGCGGAGTTCCTTTATACAGTGAAGTGGAAGGAAACAGATACTCCCTTTGAGAAGAGAATGGAGAAGTACTCATTGTCTTCTTCATTGCCACATCACTTGGAAATTCATTGGTTCTCTATTATAAACTCGTGTGTGACAGTTCTCCTTTTGACTGGTTTCCTTGCAACAATTCTCATGCGGGTCTTGAAGAATGATTTTGTGAAGTAAGATTTATTTGTAAATGGCATAAGTAATTAACTTACATGTTTATAGATAGCTTATTATAGATGTTTATTTCCTCAAGGTATGCACAAGATGAGGAAGCAGCTGATGATCAGGAAGAGACTGGATGGAAGTACATCCATGGTGATGTATTTAGATACCCAAAGTTCAAATCATTATTTGCTGCAGCCCTTGGGTCTGGGACCCAGCTGTTCACTCTGTAAGGAACTTGTTTACCACATATTCTAAAGCATGATGCCCAGTTTATTGTGTTGCTAGGTTTTAGCTATAATGTTTAACatgattatttaattctttttatgtgCAGCActgtatttatttttattcttgcACTGGTTGGTGTATTTTATCCATATAACCGAGGAGCTCTATTTACTGCACTGGTAGTCATATATGCACTGACTTCTGGGATTGCTGGATATACAGCAACCTCTTTCTATTGTCAGCTGGAAGGAAAGAACTGGGTATGTTTACATGGATTTTGCTTGCTTTAGAATTACCTTTTAATGGGACTCTTTCAAAAGTGAGACTCTTCAAAGTGAACTAAATTGTCCATTTTTGACGTTGACAGGTGAGGAATCTTTTGCTGACAGGATGCCTTTTCTGTGGGCCTCTATTCCTTACATTCTGCTTCCTTAACACTGTTGCCATTGTTTACAGTGCTACTGCAGCATTGCCTTTTGGCACTATTGTAGTAATTGTCCTTATATGGACATTAGTAACATCCCCATTGCTTGTCTTGGGTGGTATTGCTGGGAAAAACAGCAAGGCTGAGTTTCAAGCGCCTTGCCGTACCACAAAATATCCTCGAGAGATCCCACAATTGCCTTGGTACAGGAGTGCTCTTCCTCAGATGGCAatggctggttttctgccttttAGTGCCATTTACATTGAGCTTTACTACATTTTTGCCAGTGTGTGGGGTCACAGGATTTATACTATTTACAGCATCCTGTTTATTGTTTTCATTATTCTTCTGATAGTcactgcattcataactgtggcTTTGACATACTTCCAACTTGCTGCTGAAGATCATGAATGGTGGTGGAGGTATGAGTTTTTCTGTTCTATTTGCCTTTATTGTTGTCTCTTTGCATAACAAGTAAATATGATAAAGTTCAGCAATCTTATAATTTTGCCATTGCTTATTTATCGAActgctt
The Hevea brasiliensis isolate MT/VB/25A 57/8 chromosome 15, ASM3005281v1, whole genome shotgun sequence genome window above contains:
- the LOC110668887 gene encoding transmembrane 9 superfamily member 2, with translation MNDPLTLLIFAVLIASSVTRVSSDASNHRYKEGDPVPLYANKVGPFHNPSETYRYFDLPFCVPDHVKEKKEALGEVLNGDRLVSALYKLNFRDEKTSAAVCKKTLTKEEVARFRSAIEKDYYFQMYYDDLPIWGFIGKVDKEGKADPSEYKYFLYKHIQFDVLYNKDRVIEVSVRMDPHSLLDLTEEKEVDAEFLYTVKWKETDTPFEKRMEKYSLSSSLPHHLEIHWFSIINSCVTVLLLTGFLATILMRVLKNDFVKYAQDEEAADDQEETGWKYIHGDVFRYPKFKSLFAAALGSGTQLFTLTVFIFILALVGVFYPYNRGALFTALVVIYALTSGIAGYTATSFYCQLEGKNWVRNLLLTGCLFCGPLFLTFCFLNTVAIVYSATAALPFGTIVVIVLIWTLVTSPLLVLGGIAGKNSKAEFQAPCRTTKYPREIPQLPWYRSALPQMAMAGFLPFSAIYIELYYIFASVWGHRIYTIYSILFIVFIILLIVTAFITVALTYFQLAAEDHEWWWRSFLCGGSTGLFIYAYCLYYYHARSDMSGFMQTSFFFGYMACICYGFFLMLGTVGFRASLFFIRHIYRSIKCE